CCGTACCGGATTCGCCGGGGTGGCCTTCACCCCGTTCTACGGCGACACCGTCGAGGCGAGCACCACCAGGCTGCCGGAGCAGCTGAGCCGGCGCCTGCGCCGCAACGTCGAGATCAGCGACGGGGGGAACATGCTCAGGGCCCTGGCCTTCGCCGACGACGAGGCCATCGACAGGTGGGGAGCGAACCTCCAGGTCCGCCGCCTGACCTGATCCGCCGGAGAACGAGATCCGGAGACCCAAAGACCATGCCCGCGTCGGCCCGCGCCGGCCCGCGTCAGCCTCCGACCAGGGGCACGAGCTTGACGAAGGACACGACCGGGTCGACGGTCAGGTCGATCTCCTGATCCAGGTCCTCGATCTGCCGGTCGCCGATCAGCAGCAGGAAGCCGTTACGGGCGAAGGCCGCCTCGGCGGCGTCGGCCTGCCTCTCCCAGTCGAGCCTGCGGGCCGTGCGCATCCGGTATCCGTTCACCTCGATCTCGGCGTCGCTCGGCCGGACCAGGCCGCGGAAGTGGTGAGAGGGGGCGGCGTTGTGGCGGGCCACCTCCTCGCGCACGCGCAGCCGCACCAGCTCCCTGGCGGAGATCCGCTCGGGCAGGTCCGGCAGGGTGAACTCCTCCAACGCCCTGCCGGTCGCGGTCTCGTCGCGGAAGGTGACCAACGCCATCGGTGCATCCCTTGATCGTCGGGGGGTGACAGACGTCATCTATAGCAACCCGGGCCGACAGAAACACGGCCGGCGGCCCCTTCAGCGCCGGGACGGCAGGATCATCGTGACCCCGGGGACGGAGCCGATCGAGGCGAGCGCGGCCCCCGCCTCCTCCAGGCCGATGGAACGGGTGACCAGGGCATCCGGGCTCAGGGTGCCGTCGGCGACGGCCTCCAGCATCGCGGGGTAGGCGTGGGCGGCCATGCCATGGCTGCCGAGGAGTTCGAGCTCGTAGCCGATCACCCGGCCCATCGGGACCGGGGTGAGGCCGGGCAGCAGGCCGATCTGGACGTGGCGTCCCCGGCGGCGCAGGCTCTCGATCGACGCCACGCACGTCCCGGGACCGCCGAGCGCGTCGATGGAGACGTGGGCGCCGCCCGAGGTCAGCTCCCTGACGCGCGCGGCGACATCGGCCTCGGGCGGTTCGGCGCCGACGCAGGCGACGGCGCCGAACCGCCGGGCCAGCTCCAGGGCGCCCGCGGAGACGTCCACGGCGACCACCCGGGCCCCGGCCGCGGCGGCGATCATGACGGCGGACAGGCCCACGCCGCCGCAGCCGTGCACGGCCACCCACTCGTCCGGCCGCACCCGGCCCACGGCGGTCACGGCGCGGTACGAGGTGGCGAAGCGGCAGCCCAGGCTCGCGGCGGTGGTGAAGGCCATCTCCTCGGGGAGCCGTACCAGGTTCACGTCCGCGTGGTCGACGGCCACGTACTCGGCGAAGGAGCCCCAGCGGGTGAACCCCGGCTGGGTCTGGCGCTCGCAGACCTGCTGATCGCCGGACAGGCAGGCCGCGCAGGAGCCGCAGGCGCAGACGAACGGGACGGTGACGCGGTCGCCGGGCCGCCACGAGGTGACGCCCGAGCCCACCGCCTCGACGACCCCGGCGAGCTCGTGCCCCGGCACGTGGGGGAGGACCCGGATGTCGGGGTCGTGACCCTGCCAGCCGTGCCAGTCGCTCCGACACAGCCCGGTGGCCTCCACACGGATCACCGCTCCGCCGGGCGGAGGCTCGGGGGCGGGTACCTCCCGGACCTCTGGATCGGCCCCGAAGGCGTCGAAGACCACCGCTCGCACCCGCCCACACTCCTCTGCTCCGGCCTCCGGCTCTCTCCGCCGGTGACCCCGTCTGGCCGGTGAGCCTATTCGGTCGGTGAGCCGGTCCGGCAGGCCGGCGGTCCGGGCTGGTCAGCCGGTCGGGCCGCCGAGCCGGTCGGGCCGGTCAGCCGGCCCGGTCGCCAGGTCGGGTCGCCAAGCCGGTCCGGCCGGTCAGCAGAGCCGATCCAGTCGCCGAGCCGTTCCGGCGGGTCAGCCGGTCCGGACGCCCGGCCGGAGACCCGCCCGGCCGGGCGCTCCCCGGGCCGCCCGGAGAGCCGCGGGACCCCCGATACGCCGTGCGCGCCCCCGATGGCGGTGCGCCCTGATTAGAAGGCGCACTCTGGGAGAGAGGGAGGGGCACAAGGGTCAACTGATCGGACGGTGCGATGGGGCAGAAAGTCGACAAGGACCGCTATACCGAGGCGGAGTTCCTCCGTTTCAGGGCGAAACTGGCTGAGCAGCTCGACACCCTCCACGAGGTGCTCGCCAGGCCGGGTTTCGGCGCCGGTCCCGCGACCATCGGAGCCGAGCTGGAGATGTTCCTCATAACGCCCGACGGGCGGCCGCTCCCCCGCAACCACGAGGTGCAGGCCGTCGCGGACGACGACCGGCTCACGCTGGAGCTGGGCAGGTT
This region of Streptosporangium sp. NBC_01495 genomic DNA includes:
- a CDS encoding alcohol dehydrogenase catalytic domain-containing protein translates to MRAVVFDAFGADPEVREVPAPEPPPGGAVIRVEATGLCRSDWHGWQGHDPDIRVLPHVPGHELAGVVEAVGSGVTSWRPGDRVTVPFVCACGSCAACLSGDQQVCERQTQPGFTRWGSFAEYVAVDHADVNLVRLPEEMAFTTAASLGCRFATSYRAVTAVGRVRPDEWVAVHGCGGVGLSAVMIAAAAGARVVAVDVSAGALELARRFGAVACVGAEPPEADVAARVRELTSGGAHVSIDALGGPGTCVASIESLRRRGRHVQIGLLPGLTPVPMGRVIGYELELLGSHGMAAHAYPAMLEAVADGTLSPDALVTRSIGLEEAGAALASIGSVPGVTMILPSRR